A region of Onychomys torridus chromosome 10, mOncTor1.1, whole genome shotgun sequence DNA encodes the following proteins:
- the Areg gene encoding amphiregulin, which yields MRAPLLPRALPVLSLLLLIFSSGRYVAGLDLNDTTSGKNEPFSGDHNASGLAVSAGSEVSTISEMPSGSELSTGDYDYSEEYDNEPQISGYVIDDSVRVEQVIKPKKNRTEEDRTSDKPKRKKKGGKSAKGRRHKKKKKSPCDTEFQNFCIHGECKYIENLEVVTCKCHQDYFGERCGEKSMKIHSGDDSDLSKIALVAITVFVSAVSLTAIGIIVTVLLRKRYFKECEGEVEERKKLRQETGNVHVIA from the exons ATGAGAGCTCCGCTGCTGCCGCGGGCGCTCCCGGTGCTgtcgctgctgctgctgatctTCAGCTCAG GtcgttatgtggctgggttggacCTCAATGACACCACCTCTGGGAAAAATGAACCATTTTCTGGGGACCACAATGCTAGTGGACTTGCGGTCTCTGCGGGAAGTGAGGTCTCTACCATAAGTGAAATGCCCTCTGGCAGTGAACTCTCCACGGGGGACTATGACTACTCAGAGGAGTACGATAATGAGCCACAAATATCCGGCTATGTTATAGATGATTCAGTCAGAG TGGAACAGGTCATTAAGCCCAAGAAAAACAGGACGGAGGAGGACAGGACTTCAGAcaaacccaaaagaaagaaaaaaggaggcaaAAGTGCAAAAGGCAGAagacacaaaaagaagaaaaagagcccatgtGACACCGAGTTCCAGAATTTTTGCATTCATGGTGAATGCAAATACATCGAGAACCTGGAGGTAGTGACGTGCAA ATGTCATCAAGACTACTTTGGTGAACGGTGTGGAGAAAAATCCATGAAGATTCACAGTGGGGATGACAGTGACCTGTCCAAGATCGCATTAGTAGCCATAACTGTCTTTGTCTCTGCTGTAAGCCTCACAGCTATTGGCATTATTGTCACAGTCCT GCTTCGCAAACGCTACTTCAAGGAatgtgaaggagaagtagaagaACGCAAGAAGCTTCGACAAGAAACTGGAAACGTGCACGTCATAGCCTAG